Part of the bacterium genome, AGTCGTTCGGAATCGTCTTGCCGACCCTTTCATCCTGGGCGTTTCATCGGGTGCATCGGTAGGTGCGGTGACAATTCTTTTATTTAGCGTATTCAGTTTTGCAGGAATTTATGCGGTTTCCTTCGGCGCATTTTTAGGCTCGCTCGTGGCTTTTGTTTTTGTATATCTCCTTGCATATATACACGGGCGGGTAGAGACAATGCGATTGATCCTGGCGGGACTCGGTGTTTCGTACTTTTGTTCAGGAATCACCAGCTTCATCATTTTGACTTCTCACAATCAACAGTTGGCTCGTTCTGTTTTGGCATGGCTGCTTGGAAGCCTTTCAGGTGCACGATGGATTGAAGTGAGTTTGCTCACTACTGTCATGCTTGCCGCAATAATATATCTGCTTCTACAATCGCGTGCTCTAAATGCCTTGAGTCTCGGTGAAGAATCCGCAACTATTCTGGGTGTCAATACTCAACGTTTCCGCCGTGAACTATTCGTTGTAATCTCTCTTGCGGCGGGTGTAATTGTTGCTGTGAGTGGTACGATCGCTTTTGTTGGATTGATGATTCCACACGCAGTGCGACTTATTGTTGGAAGCGATCACAGACTTGTGTTGCCGGTTTCACTACTCATCGGCGCCATCTTTTTAATTTGGATCGATCTGTTCGCGCGTATTCTCTTTCATCCGGTAGAACTCCCTGTTGGTGTCATTACATCCGCACTCGGCGGTCCATTCTTCTTATGGTTGCTGAGTACTCCGATAGGATTGAAAAGGCGCGAAACGCATATCTAATATCTTGACGCACATTCTTTAAATTGTTAGAATCTGAACTTCGGGAAAACGGTGGGAATCCGTTACTGCCCCGCAACTGTATTTTCGCTGAGAGGCGAATGAGTCAGGAACCGGAAAGGGTTCGCAATAGCGAATCGCCTTCGCGGGAAGGAGTAACCACTCCAAGATTTTCCCGCGTTGTTTGTTCTTTCTGTAATCAACTTGGTGTTTTGCTTGAAGGGAAAACGGTGTAAATCCGTTGCAGCCCCGCTACTGTAAGCGAAACGAAATTTGCAGAATGTCACTGTTCGCATGGCGAATGGGAAGGCGCAAAGAGTAGGCCGTCGCAAGTCAGGAAACCTTTAGTAAGACTGAGCCGCCCCCTTCCGATGGGGAAAGGAGGTTTCTGTGCGGCACTCGGTTTTTCATTCCTTTTTTTCGTCACTCGCCATATCACTCTTAATCCAGCGCGCCGGAGGCTCTTTTTGTCTGCCAAAACTTTGATGATTCAAGGAACCGCATCGGGTGTTGGAAAGAGTGTAATCGTCGCTGCACTTTGCCGAATCCTGGTTGAAGAAGGTTATAAAGTTGCCCCATTTAAGGCGCAAAACATGGCGCTCAATTCCTTTGTTACTCCGGAAGGCGGTGAGATTGGCAGAGCGCAGGCTGCGCAGGCGCAAGCATGCCAAATTGATGCTCACGTAGACATGAATCCGATCTTGATGAAGCCATTCAAAGACACTCAGGCGCAAATCATTTTACTTGGCCGGGCAGTAAAAAATATGACTATCGGCGAATATGCGGCTTACAAAAAAATCATCTTTCCTGAAATTGTTGGAGCTTTGCGAAGGTTACAGGATCGGTTCGATGTTGTGGTGATTGAGGGCGCAGGTAGTCCTGCCGAAATCAACTTGAAGCATCAAGACATTGTGAACATGAAAATTGCTGAAGTTGCAGGGTCGCCGGTCATTC contains:
- a CDS encoding iron ABC transporter permease, with product MQTVVRNRLADPFILGVSSGASVGAVTILLFSVFSFAGIYAVSFGAFLGSLVAFVFVYLLAYIHGRVETMRLILAGLGVSYFCSGITSFIILTSHNQQLARSVLAWLLGSLSGARWIEVSLLTTVMLAAIIYLLLQSRALNALSLGEESATILGVNTQRFRRELFVVISLAAGVIVAVSGTIAFVGLMIPHAVRLIVGSDHRLVLPVSLLIGAIFLIWIDLFARILFHPVELPVGVITSALGGPFFLWLLSTPIGLKRRETHI